From Verrucomicrobiota bacterium:
CCGTCGTTCTGCCTCGTGGCGGCGATAAAAACGCGGGGTGTGACTGTGTTCATGAGGGCAATCGAAGCAACCGCTGTTCAGATCCTTCCTATCGACCGGGTAGGGCTGCGTTGCCGCGCAGCCGGTCTTCTGTCGATGCGGCGGCGCAGCAGCACCGCCCTACCGGGGATGGGTTCAAGGGCCGTGCGCATGGCTCGAAGGCTGTGGAGGTTTCCGCCGAACCCACCCCTTCACCTCTCCCAGGAGGCGAACTTGAAACCAGCCCTGAAAAGAAAGGTCCCCTCCTGGGAGGGGCAGGGGTAGGTTCACGCGTTCAAAGTGCGAATAGGTTTCGGAGGATCCTCTCACTGAAATCAATGAGTCCTTATTCCCCCGGCAGCCGCCGCGCCGTCTCAGGATAAAGCAATTTGTAAGCAATGCTCTGCACGCCGACGATGGCGGCGACACCCAGGATGTCGTGCGCGTTGGATCCGCGCGACACATCGGCCGCCGGACGATCCATCCCCAGCAGAATCTGGCCGTAGGCGTGCGCCCGGGAGATGTGCTGCACCAGTTTGCTTCCGATGTTGCCGGAATTCAGGTCTGGAAAGATCAGCACGTTGGCGCGCCCGGCCACTTTGCTTTCGGGAAGTTTTCGCGCGGCGATTTCCGAAACGAGCGCGGCGTCCAACTGCAATTCGCCGTCGAATTCCGCCTCGAGATTTCTTTGGCGGGCCTTCTGTTCAGCGAGCGCGGTGGCGGCTTGCACCTTGCCGATGGTCGGGTGCGTTGCGCTGCCTTTGGTGGAGTAGGAGAGCATGGCCACGCGCGGCGGCACGCCCAACATCTGCCGGGCCAGTTCCGCGGTCGAGATCGCGATGTCAGCCAATTGATCGACGGTCGGTTCCGGGATGACGCCGCAGTCGGCCATGAACATCACGCCGTTCTCGCCAAAACGCGTGTCTTCCACTTCCATGATCATGCAACTGGAGGCCGTCGTGGTCTGCGGCGCGACGCGAATGATCTGGAACAACGGGCGCAAAACGCTCCCGGAAATCTCGTTGGTGCCCGAGACCAGCCCGTCGGCCTGATTCATGGCGACCATCATGGCGCCGAAGTAATTGGGCCGAAGCATTGCCTCCCGCGCTTCTTTCTCGCGGACGCCTTTGTGGCGGCGCAACAGCTCAAACCGCCGGGCGAAGTTCTCCAATTCTTCGCTTTCGCCTGGATTGATGATGCGCACGCCTTCGGTCGAGACGTTGAGCAACTCGGCCACTTCTTTGACTTTGGACCGGTCGCCCAGCAGGATCGGGACACCGAGGCGCAAGGAATGGAACTGGCGCGCCGCCTGCAAAACGCGCGGCTCGGTCCCTTCCGGAAAAACAATCCGCTTGGGATGCCGTTGCAGCTTCTCAATGACGTTTCCAATAAATCGCATGGGGCACTAAGGTAAGGGGAGCCGCGGAAACTGCAACTGGGGATTGGGTTAAATGAGTTAAATGGGTTAAATCGTTAAAACCGTTGCATCGTTAGATCGAGGATTGTGGGTTCCCAGTTGGAGCGCGGCCCGGTGGTCGGGTTTCATGGGCGTTTGAGCAAGAGTTCCCGGTGAGGCTCGTGGTCGTTGTTCCATTTGCGCAGAATCTCGTCGCTGCGGTCGAGAAACAGTTTTTCGTTCTTCCAGGTTTCTCCGTGGCCATCGGCAAAAACAACGTTGCACCGCGAGCGGTGTCTCTGACGCGCCCAGGCGGTTGTCGGATAGTCTATCCGCTCGCCACTCGAATCTCGAAGGCTGGTCTGTTTGTAGTTGATCCCCATGACCTCGTCGCGGCCAAAGTCATTGCAGATTTCACCGGAGCGTTCCGTGAAAGCGTCTCCAAAAGCGAGCATATCGTTGGGATTCTTCACCCGGAAAGCCGGCAAGCCTTCGGGGCCGGGCGACAAGCCAAGAGCGCGTGTGAAGAAGCCATGGTCTCCGGACATCGGGATCGCGTCCGTCGTTGTTAGACCGTCGCGATTATATCCGTAGTTTGGAGCGCCGACTCTGGCCCGCTTGCCCGGACAACGGTAGAGTTCGATCGGTTCTGTTACCGCAGGAGAGAGATTATCTGGCCAATGTCCCACGAGGCAATCCGCCAGCGGAGGGAGGGTACCTCTCAAAATCATCTACGTACAGGTTGAGCGCCAGTCCCAATTGCCTGAGGTTGCTCTGGCAACGCGCCGAAAAGGCAGCCGATTTGGCTCCCCCCAGCGCGGGCAGGAGCAGACTCGCCAGAATCCCAATGACAGCAATCACCACCAGCAACTCGATCAGTGTAAACCCGCGCCTGCGACTTGCCCTATCTCTACGCTCTTGCCTTCCGGTCATGAAACCCACCCATCTTAATTCATTTAACCCATTTAACCCTGTAACGCTGTAACGACTCACTCGCTCTTCCCTTTGATCGTCCGCGATTCCTCCGTGCCCTCGCTGAGGAAATGGATCGTCACTTCCTTCGAGCCGGCCGCGGCGACGGCTTCGCGAAATTGCTGCCGCGTCTTGACGCTCTTCTCGCCCACTTTCGTAATGATATCGCCGGGCTTGAATCCCACCAACGCCGCGGGACTGTTGGGCCGCACCGCGGTCACCATCACGCCTTCAGCCTTCTTAACCTCGAATTCTTTAGCCAATTCTTCCGTGACCGTCTGCACGGTTAGCCCCAGCGCGGCCGGGCTGTCTGGGGGCGAACGCCTCGAATCGGCGAGTTGTGAAATTTCCTCATCCGGCCAGGCTTCGGTCTTGACCTGGATCTGAAGGTCTTTCCTGCCCCCGTGATCGTCGAGGCGCACGACGTCGAGCACGATCGTGCTCCCGATCTTTTTGGCGCGGATGGCGTCGCGCAACTCCTGCACGTTCGCCACGGGCTGGCCTTCCACGGCCTGAATGATGTCGAACCGCTTCAGGTCGGATTTGAAAGCGGGACCGTTGGTCTGGATCACATCCACCACCAACCCATTCTTCAAATCTTCCACTTGAGTTCGGAGCCGGGATTCGCGCAAAGGGCCCGTGGCAATCCCCAGCCAGGCCCGGGCCACTTTGCCATGGGCAATGAGTTGCTCCGCGACATCTTTGGCGCGATTGATCGGCACGGCGAATCCGATGCCGGTGCCCAACCCGCGCACGAGCGTGTTGATGCCAATGACTTCGCCGCGAATGTTCACCAACGGGCCGCCGCTGTTGCCCGGATTGATGCTCGCGTCGGTCTGGATGAAGTCCTGGTCCATTTTGGCGCCCAGCGAATCCCGGCCAAAGCTGGGAATGATCTGCTGCCGGCCTTTGGCGCTGACGTGACCGAACGTCACGCTGTAATCCAGCACGAACGGCGCGCCGATCGCGATGGCAAATTCGCCGACGCGCGTCCGGGCGGAGTCCCCTAACTTTGCCGTCGCCAAACCTTTCGCGTCGATCTTGACCACCGCGATGTCGGATTGCGGATCGGTCCAGACCTTAGTGGTCTCGAAATCGCGGCCATCCTTGAACCGGACTTTGATCTTCTCCGCTTCTTCGACCACGTGAGTGTTCGTCAGAATGTAACCGTCTTCCCGGATCACGAGGCCAGAGCCGCTCCCGTCGAATCTCGGATCGCGGCGCGGTGGCGGCTCTTTCGGCTCTTTCTCCAGATCCTCTTCGAGCTGCCGGCGAGATTCTGGCGGGAGCAATTCCCAGAGCGGATGGTCGCGATGGAAGCGCGCCGTATTGGGCCGTTGAGCGATTTCGATGACGACGACGGCGGGCGAAACCGTTTCGGCCACTTGCACGAACGCTTCGTTCAATTGCTGGGCGATTTCCAGCGGCGACGCGGCGTCCGCGGCGTTTGCGGAGGGCGGGTCAATCAGCGTCGCCAGAACAATGGCGGCACAAGCCCCGGACGCAGCGGTTTTCATTTTGGACTTGCTTCCGCGGTAGGGCGAGACCGTCCCGGCGAGCCGTGTCCGACGTCTTGGAAACACGTTCGAGGCGGCTCGCTGGGGACAGGCTCGCCCTACCGAGGTCAAACTGAGAATCGCTGATCGGGACGCGCGTGCTCTTGCTCCGGAAGGGCGGTTTCTTTTCATATTGGGCAACACTATTCCCTTTTCGCAGGAACACCAGAAAAGGTTAGGCGCGATTGAGGCATTACCAAGGCATTACCTCCGTCTTCTGTCCGACGGTTGACTTGCCCGGAACGGCTCGATAACGTTTTCCAAGAAAGTCACAACGATGCTTGAAGCCATTGAAAAACTGCTCGTTCTCCAGGACCGCGATCGCCAGCTTCTCCGCGTCCGCAGCGAGCTGAACGGCCTGGGCCCGGAGCGCCAGTCGCTGCAAACGCGGGCGGACGCCGCGCACACCGCATTGGAAGCGGTGAAGTTGAAGGTGAAGCAAATCGAATCGGAGCGCAAACGGCTCGAACTGGAGGTCGAAGGCAAGAAACAACAGATTGAGAAGTATTCCCTGCAGCAATTTCAAACCAAGAAGAACGACGAATACCGCGCGCTCGCGCACGAGATCGACACCTGCAAAGCCGCGATCTTCGAGCTGGAAAACCAGGAGTTGGAATTGATGGAGCAAGCCGAACAGCTTCAAAAACAGGTCGCCGCTGCCACTCAGGCCGCCCAGGAGATGAAGAAGCTCGTGGAGGGAAAACTAGTCGAGCTGTCTGCGCGAGAAGGAAACTTGAAGAAACAGCTCGCGGAACTGGAGGCGAATTACGACGAACTGCTGGGCGGCGTCGAATCCGGCGTGCTCGCGCGTTACCAGCGGCTCCGCAAACAACGGGGCGAGCGAACCGTCGTGGGCATCGAGCACAGCGTCTGCGGCGGCTGCCACATGAAATTGCCGACGCACATCGTCATTTCCTGCCAGGGCCAGCAAGATCTGGTCACGTGCCCGAACTGCGGGCGCATCCTCTATTACGCCCGGCACATGGACCTGGCGGTGGCGGAGTAGGTCAGATGTCAGTTGCCAGCAGCCAACGGGCTGGAACGCTACTTTCTCAACCAGTCTGCGGGTCTTTCTGACCACTCTCCACGGACAACTGACAACTGACCATGCGAACCAGGCTGATCTACTGCCGATTGACGTTTGGCTTCATCGCCAGCCTTTGGGCCATTCTCCCTGTTCGCGGTGATGACTGGCCTCGCTGGCGCGGACCGAACCTCACCGGCATTTCGCAGGAAAAGGAGTGGTTGACCCAATGGCCCAAGGAAGGTCCGCCCGTGGCCTGGAAAGCGTCGGTCGGCATCGGCTACGCCTCGGTCGCCGTCAGCGGCGGAAGGCTTTTCACCGTAGGCAATGATGAAGAAAACGACACCGTCCATTGCCTCGACGCGGCGACCGGAAAAGAACTTTGGAAACATTCCTACGCGTCCGATCTCGGCGACAAGTTCTTCGACGGCGGTCCGACAGCGACCCCGACGGTGGAAGGCGAGTTTGTCTATACCTTGAGCCGGTGGGGCGATCTGTTTTGCTTCGACGCGAGCAGCGGGAAGATTCGCTGGTCGAAGAACGTGCAGAAGGAAACAGGCATCCGGATTCCCTCTTGGGGATTTGCCAGTTCGCCGTTCGTGCACGAAGAATTGTTGCTCTTGAACATCGGCGAAGCAGGTCTGGCCGTCGAGAAACAGACGGGCCGGATCGTGTGGAAGTCAGCAAACCGAGACGCGGGCTATTCGACGGCAGCGCCCTTCCAGCGCGCCGGCGAGTGGTTCGCCATCCTGGCCAACAGCAAAGCCTACTTCGCCGTCAATATCCGGACCGGCAAGGAGCTCTGGCAATTCCCGTGGCTCACCAGCTTCGGCGTCAATGCCGCGGACGCGATTGTCTCCGGCGAGTTTTGCCTGATCTCATCCGGCTACGGAAAGGGGGCCGCGCTTTTGAAGATGGGGGAAGGCGAGCCTGCGGTCGTCTGGCAAAGCCGAGAGCTGCGCAATCAATTCAACTCCAGTGTGCTTTTGAACGGATTCGTGTACGGTATCGACGGCGATACCACTTCTCCGGCGGCTTTGAAATGTTTGGAGTTCAAAACGGGCCAGGTGAAATGGGCCGCGGAGAGCATCGGCTCCGGAGCGCTCATGGCCGCAGACCGCAAGCTGATCGTGTTGAGCGAGCGGGGCGAACTGATTACCGCGCCGGCATCGCCGGAAGGTTTCAAACCCACGGCCCGCGCGCAGGTGCTGGGCGGCACGTGCTGGACCGTGCCCGTGCTGGCGAACGGGCGCATCTATTGCCGCAGCGCTGCAGGCGATCTGGTCTGCGTCGATTTGCGCTCGAGAAAAACCATTTGAGATCGCTCTCCGTGATCCCAACTCCTCCAGGTGATGCTAAAGCCGTTTTTCCCCTCACCCTGGCCCTCTCCCTTGGGGAGAGGGAAGAAAGCAGCCCGCGCACGGACAACGCGGCACGCTCGGCCTTTCAGGACGCGGCGACCGGTTCTCCCTCTCCCCGGGGGAGAGGGCCGGGGTGAGGGGAAAGACGATGGACTTCAACTTCGCGCACCGACCTCTCCACACCATCTCGAAATGCTCCTGACGCTATGAACTTAACACGTCGTCGTTTCCTGAAATCAAGCGGCGCTACGGCGCTGGCGTCGATCTCCTTCCCCAGTCTTTTGGCACAGACGCCACGCAAGTACCGCACCGCGCTCATCGGTTCCGGTTGGTGGGGGATGAATATTCTTCGCGAAGCCCTGGCTGCGGGCCGTTCCCAGGTCGTGGCGTTGTGCGACGCGCACCAACAGAATCTGGACACCTGCGCCGAACAGGTCGCAAACCTTTCGGGCGACAAGCCGAAAAAATTCCAGAACTTCCGCGAGTTGCTCGACCAAGAGAAACCGGAAATCGTGATCATCGCCACGCCGGATCATTGGCACGCGCTGACGACGATCGCGGCCGTCAAAGCCGGCGCTCATGTGTACGTGGAAAAACCGACAGGTCATACGATTTTGGAAAGCCGCGCCATGGTCAACGCCGCGCGGTCTGCCGGACGTGCGGTCCAGGTGGGATTGCACCGGCGCATCGGACCGCACCATGTGTCGGGCATGAAGTTCCTGAAAAGCGGCGCGGTGGGCGAGATCGGCATGATCCGGGCCTTCGCGCACAGCCGGGGCGGCCGGGAAACTCCGAGCGCCAACAGCGAACCACCCGAAGGCATGAACTGGGACTTATATTGCGGACCGGCGCCGCTGCGCCCGTTCAACACCCGTATTCATCCCGGCGGCTGGCGCAACTTTCTGGATTTCGCCAACGGCACGCTGGGTGACTGGGGCGTGCATTGGCTCGATCAGATTCTTTGGTGGACCGAGGAGAAATATCCGAAGCGCGTTTTTTCAACGGGTGGCCGACCGATTCGCGGCCAGCCCGTCTTGAACGAACGGGAACAAACCTCGGACGCCCCGGACGCGCAGGTGGCCGTCTATGAATTCGAGTCGTTCACCGCCGTTTGGGAACACCGCAAATTCGCGGACAACCACGCCGAGAAAAGCGCTATCGGCTGCTACTTCTACGGGACCAAAGGAACGTTCCACATAGGCTGGCG
This genomic window contains:
- a CDS encoding alcohol dehydrogenase, with the translated sequence MRTRLIYCRLTFGFIASLWAILPVRGDDWPRWRGPNLTGISQEKEWLTQWPKEGPPVAWKASVGIGYASVAVSGGRLFTVGNDEENDTVHCLDAATGKELWKHSYASDLGDKFFDGGPTATPTVEGEFVYTLSRWGDLFCFDASSGKIRWSKNVQKETGIRIPSWGFASSPFVHEELLLLNIGEAGLAVEKQTGRIVWKSANRDAGYSTAAPFQRAGEWFAILANSKAYFAVNIRTGKELWQFPWLTSFGVNAADAIVSGEFCLISSGYGKGAALLKMGEGEPAVVWQSRELRNQFNSSVLLNGFVYGIDGDTTSPAALKCLEFKTGQVKWAAESIGSGALMAADRKLIVLSERGELITAPASPEGFKPTARAQVLGGTCWTVPVLANGRIYCRSAAGDLVCVDLRSRKTI
- a CDS encoding phosphotransacetylase translates to MRFIGNVIEKLQRHPKRIVFPEGTEPRVLQAARQFHSLRLGVPILLGDRSKVKEVAELLNVSTEGVRIINPGESEELENFARRFELLRRHKGVREKEAREAMLRPNYFGAMMVAMNQADGLVSGTNEISGSVLRPLFQIIRVAPQTTTASSCMIMEVEDTRFGENGVMFMADCGVIPEPTVDQLADIAISTAELARQMLGVPPRVAMLSYSTKGSATHPTIGKVQAATALAEQKARQRNLEAEFDGELQLDAALVSEIAARKLPESKVAGRANVLIFPDLNSGNIGSKLVQHISRAHAYGQILLGMDRPAADVSRGSNAHDILGVAAIVGVQSIAYKLLYPETARRLPGE
- a CDS encoding PDZ domain-containing protein, coding for MKRNRPSGARARASRSAILSLTSVGRACPQRAASNVFPRRRTRLAGTVSPYRGSKSKMKTAASGACAAIVLATLIDPPSANAADAASPLEIAQQLNEAFVQVAETVSPAVVVIEIAQRPNTARFHRDHPLWELLPPESRRQLEEDLEKEPKEPPPRRDPRFDGSGSGLVIREDGYILTNTHVVEEAEKIKVRFKDGRDFETTKVWTDPQSDIAVVKIDAKGLATAKLGDSARTRVGEFAIAIGAPFVLDYSVTFGHVSAKGRQQIIPSFGRDSLGAKMDQDFIQTDASINPGNSGGPLVNIRGEVIGINTLVRGLGTGIGFAVPINRAKDVAEQLIAHGKVARAWLGIATGPLRESRLRTQVEDLKNGLVVDVIQTNGPAFKSDLKRFDIIQAVEGQPVANVQELRDAIRAKKIGSTIVLDVVRLDDHGGRKDLQIQVKTEAWPDEEISQLADSRRSPPDSPAALGLTVQTVTEELAKEFEVKKAEGVMVTAVRPNSPAALVGFKPGDIITKVGEKSVKTRQQFREAVAAAGSKEVTIHFLSEGTEESRTIKGKSE
- a CDS encoding type II secretion system protein, which produces MTGRQERRDRASRRRGFTLIELLVVIAVIGILASLLLPALGGAKSAAFSARCQSNLRQLGLALNLYVDDFERYPPSAGGLPRGTLAR
- a CDS encoding Gfo/Idh/MocA family oxidoreductase, whose translation is MNLTRRRFLKSSGATALASISFPSLLAQTPRKYRTALIGSGWWGMNILREALAAGRSQVVALCDAHQQNLDTCAEQVANLSGDKPKKFQNFRELLDQEKPEIVIIATPDHWHALTTIAAVKAGAHVYVEKPTGHTILESRAMVNAARSAGRAVQVGLHRRIGPHHVSGMKFLKSGAVGEIGMIRAFAHSRGGRETPSANSEPPEGMNWDLYCGPAPLRPFNTRIHPGGWRNFLDFANGTLGDWGVHWLDQILWWTEEKYPKRVFSTGGRPIRGQPVLNEREQTSDAPDAQVAVYEFESFTAVWEHRKFADNHAEKSAIGCYFYGTKGTFHIGWRDGWTFYPVNAREKTVHEDSQLQEPDGHNIKLLWADFLQSIETGRPPVADVELAHRSTNLSLLGMLSLKLGRSVQWDGTKEMIVGDPEANQLLKPPYRAPWVYPSA